One genomic window of Gracilinema caldarium DSM 7334 includes the following:
- a CDS encoding metal ABC transporter ATP-binding protein — MKNEKPIVIQFSQVAFSYGSDPVLENVNFHIHQGEFIALVGPNGAGKSTILKLLLALEQPGKGSIHVLGKTAAESRSRIGYVPQHADYDKTFPISVYEVIRMGRIQPTKRNWTKVDELAVQRAMEQVEIQDLARRPYGALSGGQRRRVLVARALAAEPEILVLDEPTANMDVESEERLFRTLGQLKDHTTILIVTHDTEFVSALTDRVLCIGERTGTEKRAHRLVQHRAAPAEHAPPALFGGAALQVLHDEVEPEDSCCIDSKPNKTGSQL; from the coding sequence GTGAAAAATGAAAAACCAATAGTCATACAATTTTCTCAGGTCGCTTTTTCTTACGGTTCAGACCCGGTTCTGGAAAATGTTAATTTCCATATCCACCAGGGTGAGTTTATTGCCCTGGTTGGGCCTAACGGAGCCGGAAAATCGACCATTTTAAAGTTACTCCTCGCTTTGGAACAGCCCGGCAAAGGCAGTATCCATGTACTTGGGAAAACTGCAGCAGAAAGCCGTTCCCGGATTGGGTATGTGCCCCAGCATGCGGATTATGATAAAACCTTTCCCATTTCAGTCTATGAAGTCATCCGGATGGGCCGGATCCAGCCAACAAAACGGAACTGGACTAAGGTTGATGAACTGGCGGTACAAAGGGCCATGGAACAGGTGGAAATTCAAGACCTGGCCCGGCGGCCCTATGGGGCTCTTTCAGGCGGGCAGCGACGCCGGGTCCTTGTAGCAAGAGCCCTTGCCGCAGAACCGGAGATCCTCGTACTGGATGAACCTACCGCCAATATGGATGTGGAAAGTGAAGAGCGGCTCTTCAGAACCCTGGGACAGCTTAAGGACCACACCACCATTTTGATTGTTACCCATGACACAGAATTTGTTTCAGCCCTCACCGACCGGGTGCTTTGCATCGGCGAACGGACAGGCACTGAAAAACGAGCCCACCGGTTGGTTCAGCATCGGGCGGCACCGGCAGAACATGCGCCGCCAGCGCTTTTCGGAGGAGCTGCCCTTCAGGTACTCCACGATGAGGTTGAACCGGAAGACAGCTGTTGTATCGATTCTAAACCTAACAAGACAGGATCCCAACTATGA
- a CDS encoding DNA/RNA nuclease SfsA, whose amino-acid sequence MSFLEAPTKKNDTESSTLNLRLFSADARAVFVRRPNRFLILARIVEVLQGTGTPEGTGMYEPGADGELGQEVACHCPNPGRLLEFVIPGTELLLERRRSSARAIRDAGAVSQSKAPAATGGPKTQWTAVAVRYRDKLVPLFSARANGVVEQGVLPVLFPAARHIQAEYTLGDSRFDFMVQDEAGLLHLIEVKACSLVEEGIAMFPDAPSERAVKHIEELAYLIKQGYRCHILFVIVHGHAERFIPNLHTDPEFASALSKAAGAIEVHAVTLEADEQGRGRIINMNVPVDLSFGSLAEANRGSYLILLEVPDAVQIYVGSLGPVCFQAGWYVYAGSAQKNLSQRIARHLRHVRKQAHWHLDYLTAHAGKMIGLPIASYDNLECELADGLKNIGGEPVPRFGSSDCSCESHLFYFSAPPLKNRDFLTLLFYFRHRRALGL is encoded by the coding sequence ATGTCATTTTTGGAGGCTCCCACGAAAAAGAATGATACGGAAAGCAGTACATTGAACCTGCGGCTTTTTTCCGCCGATGCCCGGGCTGTCTTTGTACGGCGGCCCAACCGTTTTCTCATCCTTGCCCGGATTGTGGAAGTCCTGCAGGGAACGGGCACCCCAGAGGGCACTGGCATGTATGAGCCCGGGGCCGACGGAGAGCTTGGCCAGGAAGTAGCCTGTCACTGCCCGAATCCGGGGCGGCTCCTCGAGTTTGTCATCCCCGGTACGGAACTGCTACTGGAACGCCGCCGGTCCAGTGCCCGGGCGATCCGGGATGCAGGGGCTGTCTCCCAGAGTAAAGCCCCGGCTGCCACTGGGGGGCCAAAAACCCAATGGACCGCGGTGGCGGTCAGGTATCGGGATAAGCTGGTGCCCCTCTTTTCTGCCCGGGCAAACGGTGTGGTGGAGCAGGGGGTGCTCCCGGTCCTGTTCCCGGCGGCCCGGCATATCCAGGCTGAATATACCCTGGGAGATTCCCGTTTTGATTTTATGGTCCAGGATGAGGCCGGCCTTTTACACCTCATCGAAGTAAAGGCTTGCTCCCTGGTTGAAGAAGGAATTGCCATGTTTCCCGATGCTCCCAGCGAGCGGGCGGTTAAACATATCGAAGAACTGGCGTATCTTATCAAGCAGGGATACCGCTGTCATATCCTTTTTGTCATTGTTCACGGTCATGCAGAACGGTTTATCCCGAACCTGCACACGGATCCGGAATTTGCATCGGCCCTGAGCAAGGCTGCCGGGGCCATAGAGGTCCACGCAGTAACCTTGGAAGCGGATGAACAGGGCCGGGGTCGTATCATCAATATGAATGTTCCGGTGGATCTCTCTTTTGGAAGTCTCGCAGAAGCCAACAGGGGTTCCTATCTGATCCTGCTCGAAGTGCCTGATGCGGTTCAGATTTATGTAGGTTCCCTGGGGCCTGTGTGCTTTCAAGCGGGCTGGTATGTTTATGCCGGGTCGGCCCAGAAAAATCTTTCCCAGCGAATTGCCCGTCACCTGCGGCATGTACGTAAACAAGCCCATTGGCATCTGGATTACCTTACTGCCCATGCAGGAAAAATGATCGGGCTACCCATTGCTTCCTATGATAACCTGGAATGTGAGCTCGCTGATGGGCTTAAGAACATAGGAGGGGAGCCGGTGCCCCGTTTTGGTTCATCGGACTGTAGCTGTGAAAGCCATCTTTTTTATTTTTCTGCTCCGCCTCTTAAAAACCGGGATTTTCTGACGTTGCTGTTTTATTTCCGGCACCGCCGGGCTCTGGGACTTTAG
- a CDS encoding Fur family transcriptional regulator, giving the protein MTRSRRQVLAVLQRAQQPLSAAAVHQELGLCCDQATVYRTLHYLEEQGMAESFVLHCTEHGTERYYTAVLDEHGTAIPHRHWFHCTRCHAFIELGTCAVSAMVQAFEKKQHVTVQHHVLYLTGLCGKCRDSKVPEPGGAGNKTATSENPGF; this is encoded by the coding sequence ATGACCCGGTCACGCAGGCAGGTCCTCGCTGTTTTGCAGCGGGCCCAGCAACCCCTTTCAGCGGCGGCGGTGCATCAGGAACTGGGCCTCTGTTGTGACCAGGCTACGGTGTACCGGACCCTGCACTACCTGGAAGAGCAGGGAATGGCAGAATCCTTTGTTTTGCATTGCACCGAACATGGTACCGAACGATACTACACCGCAGTCTTGGACGAGCATGGTACGGCCATCCCCCACCGCCACTGGTTTCACTGTACCCGCTGTCATGCATTTATTGAGCTCGGTACCTGTGCAGTCTCCGCCATGGTCCAGGCCTTTGAAAAAAAACAGCACGTGACCGTCCAGCATCACGTGTTGTACCTAACAGGGTTGTGTGGCAAATGCCGTGACTCTAAAGTCCCAGAGCCCGGCGGTGCCGGAAATAAAACAGCAACGTCAGAAAATCCCGGTTTTTAA
- a CDS encoding ABC transporter substrate-binding protein, translating into MKKLFLLALCVSMVVTGAFASGQGEKNTSSGKTYIPLISKGFQHQFWQAVKKGAENAAKDLNVDITFEGPETESQVDKQIEMLQAALGKNPKALGIAALDSKAAIPLLQQAQAKKIPIIAFDSGVDSDIPLTTVSTDNIVAAGVAADKMAEAIGYKGKVAIIVHDQTSRTGIDRRDGFLKRMKEKYPNIQVLEPQYGGGDHLKSTEIAKAVINGNPDLKGYFGANEGSAIGIINAVKELKMEGKLVVIGYDSGKLQIDAIRSGLMLGAVQQNPVLMGYKTVEWAVRALKGETPPKRVDSGYLWADKSNLDTPEVQSVLYQ; encoded by the coding sequence ATGAAAAAGCTGTTCTTATTGGCACTTTGTGTCAGCATGGTAGTGACAGGAGCATTTGCTTCAGGTCAGGGGGAAAAAAACACATCCAGCGGAAAAACCTATATCCCCTTAATATCTAAGGGCTTCCAGCATCAGTTCTGGCAGGCAGTAAAAAAAGGGGCAGAAAATGCTGCCAAGGACTTGAATGTGGATATTACCTTTGAAGGACCTGAAACGGAATCACAGGTAGATAAACAAATTGAAATGCTTCAAGCTGCTTTAGGAAAGAATCCCAAGGCACTTGGGATTGCCGCTCTTGACAGCAAGGCAGCCATTCCACTGCTTCAACAAGCTCAAGCAAAGAAGATCCCAATCATAGCCTTTGACTCTGGTGTAGATTCTGATATTCCTCTCACTACTGTATCTACCGATAATATTGTAGCTGCAGGTGTAGCAGCAGATAAGATGGCAGAAGCGATCGGGTATAAAGGAAAAGTCGCAATTATTGTTCATGACCAAACCAGCCGAACCGGTATTGATCGACGGGATGGATTCTTAAAGCGTATGAAAGAAAAATATCCAAATATCCAGGTTTTGGAACCCCAATATGGTGGTGGAGATCATTTAAAATCAACTGAAATTGCCAAGGCTGTTATTAACGGGAATCCTGACCTTAAAGGCTACTTTGGAGCAAATGAAGGGTCAGCCATCGGTATCATTAATGCAGTAAAAGAATTAAAGATGGAAGGAAAACTCGTCGTTATTGGTTATGATTCGGGAAAACTCCAGATCGATGCTATCCGCAGTGGATTAATGCTCGGTGCGGTCCAACAAAACCCAGTTCTCATGGGATATAAGACCGTAGAATGGGCAGTACGAGCCCTGAAAGGCGAAACCCCACCAAAACGTGTAGACTCTGGTTATCTCTGGGCTGATAAATCAAACCTTGACACACCCGAAGTACAGAGTGTTCTTTATCAGTAA
- a CDS encoding metal ABC transporter permease, producing the protein MNSFFSALFNPAFPFLQNALMASLLASILFGILGSVVTVKRIAGLAGAISHAVLGGIGMALFFSSSGIVPFITPMAGAILFAVLSALIIGMVSVKAKQREDTVINAIWAIGMSLGVLFLAKTPGYRDPTSYLFGNILLVSREDLMLLAILDTVVLILVWRFYPQLEASAFDEEFARVRGVPTNMLFFIILGITAIAVVLLQTFVGIVMVIAMLTLPAGTAGYLAKNLAGMMILSWIFSSIFSFFGLALSWHYDLPSGAVVVVLSGAVFLMGTGLRLIIVRYAKKRGLSS; encoded by the coding sequence ATGAACAGTTTTTTTTCAGCTCTTTTCAATCCGGCCTTTCCTTTTTTACAAAACGCTCTGATGGCGAGTCTCTTAGCCTCCATATTGTTTGGCATACTCGGTTCGGTAGTAACCGTAAAACGCATAGCGGGCCTGGCAGGCGCCATTTCCCACGCCGTCCTCGGCGGTATCGGCATGGCATTATTTTTTTCGAGCTCCGGCATAGTGCCCTTTATCACCCCCATGGCAGGGGCAATTTTGTTTGCGGTCCTTTCAGCCCTCATTATTGGTATGGTCTCGGTTAAGGCGAAACAGCGGGAGGACACGGTGATAAATGCCATCTGGGCTATCGGCATGAGTTTGGGGGTACTCTTTCTCGCCAAAACCCCGGGCTACCGGGATCCCACAAGTTACCTCTTCGGTAACATACTTCTCGTCTCCCGGGAAGACCTTATGCTCCTGGCCATCCTGGATACGGTCGTCCTAATCCTGGTGTGGCGGTTCTATCCCCAACTGGAAGCCTCTGCCTTTGACGAAGAGTTTGCCCGGGTCCGCGGAGTCCCGACCAATATGCTATTTTTCATCATCCTGGGTATCACTGCTATTGCCGTGGTTCTGCTGCAAACCTTTGTAGGGATTGTCATGGTTATCGCCATGCTGACCCTTCCGGCAGGCACTGCAGGCTACCTGGCCAAAAATCTTGCGGGGATGATGATCCTTTCCTGGATATTTTCATCAATCTTTTCGTTTTTTGGCCTGGCCCTGAGCTGGCACTATGATCTACCTTCGGGCGCTGTGGTAGTCGTCCTTTCGGGGGCAGTATTCCTTATGGGGACCGGACTGAGGCTGATCATCGTCCGCTATGCAAAAAAGCGGGGGCTCTCATCATGA
- a CDS encoding type II toxin-antitoxin system Phd/YefM family antitoxin, producing the protein MIKQMSISETRRKITTLEHELSFDDTITITNHGKAVFALLSWDTYESIAETLEIISDEATYSALKKGIQQLSAGELIDFEDFKKELHVHH; encoded by the coding sequence ATGATAAAACAAATGTCAATTTCTGAGACAAGGCGAAAAATAACCACTCTGGAACATGAACTTTCATTTGATGATACGATAACAATAACTAATCATGGCAAAGCGGTTTTTGCACTGCTGAGTTGGGATACCTATGAAAGTATCGCAGAAACCTTAGAGATTATTTCCGATGAAGCAACCTATTCTGCCTTAAAAAAAGGTATCCAACAGCTGTCTGCTGGTGAACTTATCGATTTTGAAGACTTTAAGAAAGAACTGCATGTACACCATTAA
- a CDS encoding LysR substrate-binding domain-containing protein produces the protein MIDFRLRTFMTVWEEKSFTRASQKLCITQSAVSQHIKMLESQVGKKLFNYESRTLTLTDAGQLLYRYAVTAWSDGLKTLENISRLEDHPLVRIGATRSIGAYLLPELLVSYMHRHPATELTVSVENTRDLLEKLERGLLDFIFLEGIFDQDAYNVQVVMKDAFIPLCSPDHRLARGQYSLIDLLSERLIVREVGSGSRAVLELALQNLNCTIQSFFRKIELGNIEAIKVLTSRNMGITFLYKQSVMKELQEGSLVQINVRDFTMYHDFCFVTLKNSLYQDVYKELVQ, from the coding sequence ATGATCGATTTTAGACTCAGGACATTTATGACGGTCTGGGAAGAAAAAAGTTTTACTCGGGCAAGCCAGAAGCTATGTATTACCCAATCTGCGGTTAGCCAGCATATTAAAATGTTAGAATCCCAGGTAGGTAAAAAACTATTTAATTATGAATCTCGAACGTTAACTCTGACTGATGCAGGCCAATTACTTTACAGATATGCAGTTACTGCCTGGTCTGATGGTCTGAAAACCCTAGAAAACATCAGCCGATTGGAGGACCATCCTCTTGTACGGATCGGTGCTACCAGGTCTATTGGTGCTTATCTTTTACCGGAACTTCTAGTTTCCTACATGCATCGACATCCTGCGACAGAACTTACAGTATCCGTAGAAAATACCCGGGATCTGTTAGAAAAGCTGGAAAGAGGTTTGTTAGACTTCATTTTTTTGGAGGGTATCTTTGATCAGGATGCTTATAACGTTCAGGTCGTTATGAAAGACGCCTTTATCCCTCTCTGTTCCCCTGATCATAGGCTTGCAAGGGGGCAATATTCCCTTATTGACCTTCTTTCAGAGCGCCTCATTGTCAGAGAAGTCGGAAGCGGTTCCCGGGCTGTTTTAGAATTAGCTTTACAAAATCTTAATTGTACGATACAGAGTTTTTTCCGAAAAATTGAATTAGGCAATATAGAAGCTATAAAAGTTCTTACTTCCCGTAATATGGGTATCACTTTTTTATATAAACAATCAGTAATGAAAGAATTACAGGAAGGTTCTCTAGTTCAGATTAATGTCCGTGACTTTACTATGTACCATGATTTTTGTTTTGTAACCCTTAAAAACAGTCTCTATCAGGATGTATATAAAGAGCTAGTGCAATAA
- a CDS encoding DMT family transporter translates to MNKTALKADLLLIITSVIWGFAFVAQRVGMDFIGPFTYNGIRFALGSLSLLPLIVYFNARKRIPFTVYHPEGTPSDPTHSGITAGTDASGSSRALRNADRWVFILGSLAAGTILFIGASLQQMGMQYTTAGKAGFLTGLYVVLVPIVGIVLGHKTGIPTWMGAFLAVIGMYILSAPDRLGQVNPGDLLVIASAFFWTFHVLLIDRLSKRLDPIQLSAAQFAWCALYSLVTAFILEQPHLDSILRAAVPILYGGLGSVGVAYTLQVVAQRDAPPAHSSIIMCLEGVFATLGGILILAEPAGLRSLGGSGLMLLGMLATQWDVIFGGSHEKE, encoded by the coding sequence ATGAATAAAACCGCATTAAAAGCTGATCTCCTGCTTATTATTACTTCGGTCATCTGGGGTTTTGCCTTTGTCGCTCAACGGGTGGGGATGGACTTTATCGGCCCCTTTACCTATAACGGCATACGGTTTGCATTAGGAAGCCTGTCCCTCCTGCCCCTGATTGTGTACTTTAACGCCAGAAAAAGAATACCCTTTACAGTGTACCATCCGGAAGGGACTCCATCTGATCCGACTCATTCTGGTATAACTGCCGGAACCGATGCAAGCGGCTCGAGCCGGGCCCTGCGCAATGCAGACCGCTGGGTTTTCATTCTCGGGTCCCTCGCGGCTGGTACCATCCTGTTTATTGGGGCTTCCCTCCAGCAGATGGGGATGCAGTACACCACTGCTGGTAAAGCGGGCTTTCTAACAGGTCTCTATGTCGTACTCGTTCCGATTGTGGGAATTGTATTAGGTCACAAAACGGGGATCCCCACCTGGATGGGGGCGTTTCTTGCGGTCATTGGTATGTATATCCTCAGTGCTCCGGACCGCCTGGGGCAGGTGAATCCCGGAGACCTTCTGGTTATCGCCAGCGCCTTTTTTTGGACCTTTCATGTTCTTTTGATTGATAGGCTTTCCAAACGTCTGGACCCGATCCAGCTTTCCGCCGCTCAGTTTGCATGGTGTGCTTTGTATTCCCTGGTAACCGCCTTTATTCTGGAACAGCCCCACCTGGATTCCATACTGCGGGCTGCAGTTCCCATCCTCTATGGCGGCCTCGGTTCAGTCGGTGTAGCCTACACCCTGCAGGTGGTGGCCCAGCGGGATGCCCCGCCGGCCCATTCGTCTATCATTATGTGTCTCGAAGGGGTCTTTGCAACGCTGGGCGGGATACTGATTCTCGCCGAACCGGCGGGGCTGCGCAGCCTTGGCGGCTCAGGCCTCATGCTTTTGGGCATGCTGGCTACCCAATGGGATGTCATTTTTGGAGGCTCCCACGAAAAAGAATGA
- a CDS encoding ABC transporter permease — protein MSTKELTKKRLNSKTTQTLLAFASLILLMLIFSFASPYFFEFNNLIGILLATSVNGILAVGITFIIITGGIDLSIGTVMTFGSVVTGVFITMWGLPIPLGIFAGILAGAFCGFINGVSIAKLKIPPFIATLGMMMITKGLNLVLSGTKPIYFVDKPVFGLIAAKPILGIPLGVIIFFTMALIAAFILSKTILGRFTYAIGSNEEATRLSGINTDAWKIGIYSLGGAFAGVAGIVMASRLQSAQPALGAGYELDAIAAAVIGGTSLSGGEGGILGTVIGAFIITVLTNGLRILSVPQEWQMVVTGLIVIGAVYLDILRRKVK, from the coding sequence ATGTCCACTAAAGAACTAACGAAAAAAAGACTTAATTCTAAAACAACTCAGACACTACTAGCTTTTGCCAGCCTGATATTACTTATGCTCATTTTTAGTTTTGCTTCACCATATTTTTTTGAATTCAATAATCTTATTGGCATACTCTTAGCAACATCGGTTAATGGCATTCTTGCAGTAGGAATCACGTTCATCATTATTACCGGCGGTATTGATCTTTCAATTGGAACAGTGATGACCTTTGGTTCAGTAGTAACTGGCGTTTTTATAACCATGTGGGGATTACCAATACCTCTCGGGATTTTTGCAGGAATTTTGGCGGGAGCGTTCTGTGGTTTTATTAATGGAGTCTCGATTGCAAAATTAAAAATTCCACCTTTTATTGCTACTTTGGGCATGATGATGATTACCAAAGGCTTAAACCTTGTTCTCTCTGGTACCAAACCGATTTATTTTGTTGATAAACCGGTCTTTGGGCTCATTGCAGCAAAACCTATTTTAGGCATACCCCTTGGGGTCATCATATTTTTTACCATGGCACTCATTGCAGCATTCATCCTTTCAAAAACGATTTTAGGTCGCTTCACCTATGCTATTGGCAGTAATGAAGAAGCGACCCGTCTTTCAGGTATTAACACTGATGCATGGAAGATTGGGATCTATTCTTTAGGCGGAGCCTTTGCAGGTGTAGCAGGTATTGTTATGGCAAGCCGCCTTCAGTCAGCCCAGCCAGCTCTTGGAGCAGGCTATGAGCTAGATGCGATCGCTGCAGCAGTTATTGGTGGAACTTCCCTCTCTGGTGGCGAAGGAGGAATCCTTGGAACAGTCATTGGAGCTTTTATCATCACGGTCCTTACCAATGGACTTCGAATTCTGTCGGTTCCACAGGAATGGCAGATGGTTGTAACAGGGCTCATTGTTATAGGCGCGGTCTATCTCGATATTCTTCGACGCAAAGTTAAATAG
- a CDS encoding metal ABC transporter solute-binding protein, Zn/Mn family produces MKHTSLVLLTAIITLVIILGCAPKTGRKTETVKTKPIIAISILPHSYFLERIGGDSIQSLVLVGPGQSPHTYEPSPKQMEDLSKASAWIYSNTDFEVNLKPKIASLYPSLLLIDGTDGVQFRQIEAHHHEDEAETDDPTEEHHEMERDLHTWLGRENAKIFSRHVRDTLIKVLPEHRDLYESRYEELIKEIDRVFNELDQDLAPLKGTKVFVFHPSFGYFFDEFGIQQEAIETGGKEPSAKTLAQIIEAATAEQVKVIFVQAQFPTTAAKTVADSLGAQVVPLDPLAKDWMSNIKLMGESLKKAIK; encoded by the coding sequence ATGAAACACACCTCTCTCGTACTGCTAACGGCCATCATCACGTTAGTAATTATTTTAGGCTGTGCCCCAAAAACAGGACGTAAAACAGAAACCGTCAAGACAAAACCTATCATCGCCATAAGCATCCTACCCCACAGTTATTTTCTTGAGCGTATTGGCGGAGACAGCATCCAAAGCCTCGTGCTGGTAGGCCCTGGACAGAGCCCCCATACCTACGAGCCAAGCCCGAAACAGATGGAAGACCTTTCCAAAGCCTCCGCATGGATTTATTCTAATACGGACTTCGAGGTGAACCTAAAACCCAAAATTGCATCCCTGTATCCATCGCTACTTTTGATAGATGGTACCGATGGGGTCCAGTTCCGCCAGATAGAAGCACACCATCATGAAGACGAAGCCGAAACCGATGATCCAACTGAAGAACACCACGAAATGGAACGGGATCTTCATACCTGGCTTGGGAGGGAAAATGCCAAGATTTTTTCCCGCCATGTCCGGGACACCCTGATTAAAGTCCTGCCAGAACATAGGGATCTCTATGAATCCCGTTACGAAGAGCTTATAAAAGAAATTGATCGTGTTTTTAATGAGCTTGACCAGGATCTGGCACCGCTTAAGGGCACCAAGGTCTTTGTATTCCATCCTTCATTCGGTTATTTCTTTGATGAGTTTGGTATCCAGCAGGAAGCCATAGAAACCGGCGGCAAAGAACCAAGCGCAAAAACTTTAGCTCAGATTATCGAAGCAGCGACAGCAGAGCAGGTAAAAGTTATTTTTGTTCAGGCCCAATTTCCGACCACCGCAGCCAAAACAGTAGCAGACAGTCTAGGGGCCCAGGTAGTTCCTTTGGATCCCCTGGCGAAAGACTGGATGAGTAATATCAAGCTCATGGGAGAATCCCTGAAAAAAGCTATAAAATAG
- a CDS encoding YjfB family protein has product MDIQQLSMDLAQTRLQDQVGTRVMSMALGQAKDQSEALLKLMNSAALPAVSDPALGQNIDLLA; this is encoded by the coding sequence ATGGATATCCAACAACTGTCTATGGATCTGGCTCAGACCCGCCTGCAGGATCAGGTCGGCACCAGGGTGATGAGTATGGCTTTGGGACAGGCTAAGGACCAGTCGGAGGCGTTACTCAAATTGATGAACAGCGCCGCTCTGCCGGCTGTTTCTGATCCGGCGCTGGGGCAAAACATAGATCTTTTAGCCTGA
- a CDS encoding DUF434 domain-containing protein, with protein MNQCSPALIAAIRDYSLLLNKGYPVTATIKLVGDRYRLDRTERLILFRGVLDETTSRHIKSKTLGVLPPKSVLGVDGYNVLFTLINYKRGHPLFIGTDGLLRDAGGAHGRFEREEDLLFAVELLSRYLTRLKPKYINLFLDAPVSHSGEHRELLDIVCSRFGLAAAIETVQNADLPLQDFAGTAVASSDSTVALKSHSPVFDLARYILEQKYQQQFIALALYIHPDRDCF; from the coding sequence ATGAACCAATGTTCCCCAGCGCTTATCGCCGCTATAAGGGACTATAGTCTCTTATTAAACAAGGGCTACCCCGTCACTGCGACAATAAAACTGGTAGGCGATCGATACCGGCTGGACCGGACCGAGCGGCTCATACTCTTTCGTGGTGTCCTGGATGAAACTACATCCCGCCACATTAAAAGCAAAACCTTAGGGGTTCTACCTCCTAAATCGGTATTAGGGGTTGATGGCTATAATGTGCTTTTTACACTCATCAACTATAAACGGGGGCATCCGCTCTTTATTGGTACCGATGGGCTGCTCCGTGATGCGGGTGGAGCCCATGGCAGATTTGAACGGGAAGAGGATCTTCTGTTCGCGGTCGAACTGCTCAGCCGCTACCTGACTCGCCTTAAGCCAAAGTACATCAACCTGTTCCTGGATGCGCCGGTCTCCCACAGCGGCGAGCATCGGGAATTACTGGATATAGTCTGCTCCCGTTTCGGGCTTGCGGCTGCGATAGAAACAGTGCAAAATGCAGACCTGCCGTTGCAGGACTTCGCCGGGACCGCCGTGGCAAGCTCCGATTCTACGGTGGCCCTCAAAAGCCATTCGCCCGTTTTTGACCTCGCCCGGTATATACTGGAACAGAAGTATCAACAGCAGTTTATTGCACTAGCTCTTTATATACATCCTGATAGAGACTGTTTTTAA
- a CDS encoding type II toxin-antitoxin system RelE family toxin, translated as MYTIKLTQIAAEQLKALDSNTLKQILHKIESLKKEPFLLGKPLQGPLKEYRSLRAAGQRYRIIYRVLDEEIIVIIVAVGIRKDGDKKDIYELMKKYIKTGLLDNLSP; from the coding sequence ATGTACACCATTAAATTAACACAAATTGCCGCAGAACAGCTTAAAGCACTTGACTCAAATACATTGAAACAAATTTTACATAAAATTGAGTCCTTAAAGAAAGAGCCCTTTTTGTTGGGGAAACCTTTACAAGGCCCCTTAAAAGAGTATCGTTCATTGCGAGCCGCGGGACAGAGATATCGGATAATTTATAGAGTTTTGGATGAAGAAATAATTGTAATTATTGTTGCGGTTGGTATTCGAAAGGATGGAGATAAAAAGGATATTTATGAGCTTATGAAAAAGTATATTAAAACAGGTCTTTTAGATAATCTTTCCCCTTGA